A genome region from Microtus ochrogaster isolate Prairie Vole_2 chromosome 1, MicOch1.0, whole genome shotgun sequence includes the following:
- the Six6 gene encoding homeobox protein SIX6: protein MFQLPILNFSPQQVAGVCETLEESGDVERLGRFLWSLPVAPAACEALNKNESVLRARAIVAFHGGNYRELYHILENHKFTKESHAKLQALWLEAHYQEAEKLRGRPLGPVDKYRVRKKFPLPRTIWDGEQKTHCFKERTRHLLREWYLQDPYPNPSKKRELAQATGLTPTQVGNWFKNRRQRDRAAAAKNRLQQQVLSQGSGRVLRSEGEGTPEVLGVASSPAASLSSKAATSAISITSSDSECDI, encoded by the exons ATGTTCCAGCTGCCCATCTTGAATTTCAGCCCCCAGCAAGTGGCCGGGGTATGCGAGACCCTGGAGGAAAGCGGCGATGTGGAGCGCCTGGGTCGCTTCCTGTGGTCGCTGCCCGTGGCCCCGGCGGCCTGTGAAGCCCTTAATAAGAATGAGTCGGTGCTGCGCGCGAGAGCCATCGTGGCCTTCCACGGTGGCAACTACCGCGAGCTTTACCATATCCTGGAAAACCATAAGTTTACTAAGGAATCGCACGCCAAGCTGCAGGCACTGTGGCTTGAAGCGCAttaccaggaggcagagaagctgCGTGGACGGCCCTTGGGGCCGGTAGATAAGTACCGGGTAAGGAAGAAGTTCCCGCTGCCGAGGACCATTTGGGATGGCGAACAGAAGACGCACTGCTTCAAGGAGCGCACGAGGCACCTGCTTCGAGAATGGTACCTTCAGGACCCATATCCCAACCCCAGCAAAAAGCGCGAGCTCGCCCAGGCAACTGGACTGACCCCCACGCAGGTGGGCAACTGGTTCAAAAACCGCCGACAAAGAGACCGGGCTGCGGCAGCCAAAAACAG ACTCCAGCAGCAGGTTCTGTCGCAGGGCTCCGGGAGGGTGCTACGTTCGGAGGGTGAGGGCACGCCAGAGGTGTTGGGAGTCGCCTCCAGTCCGGCTGCTAGTCTGTCCAGCAAGGCGGCTACTTCGGCCATCTCCATCACGTCCAGCGACAGCGAATGCGACATCTGA